In the genome of Rhodoplanes sp. Z2-YC6860, one region contains:
- a CDS encoding efflux RND transporter permease subunit — protein MNISETCIRRPVMTTLITASLIVFGIFGYRLLAVAALPRVDFPTIEVTATLPGASPETMAASVAGPIERQFSTIAGVTSMTSQSTLGQSKVAIQFDLSRNIDGAALDVQTALSVAQRRLPVEMTTPPSFRKVNPADSPILFISLVSDTLPMSTIDDYGQIILANQISQLPGIAQVLVFGSQKFAVRVQVDPVAAAARNISLDDVRTVLAKANSNTPVGTLTGKDRNTTLLASGAMRRAADYKDVVVAWRNGAPVKLTEIADVLDGVENDKVASWFNNDRAVVLAIQRQPDANTVDVVDSVKARLPQFRAQVPPSIRMELLQDRSLSIRFAVADVQETLLIAFVLVIMVIFLFLRSVSATIIPALAVPISLVSTFAAMYAFGFSVNNMTLLALTLSVGFVVDDAIVMLENIVRHIEGGMRPFEAALKGSREIGFTIVSITFSLIAVFIPVLLMGGIVGRVFREFAVTIAVAIVLSGFVSLTLTPMLCARVLRSHHEGDEKKQFFVLRWFERMFQLWLNSYEWALDRALKFKSVVLMVTFATIAATIWLYIAIPKGFFPQEDTGFMFAITEAQTDTSFDSMVDRQRRIAEIIRKDPAVDYINSTVGVGGPNSSLNNGRILVVLKPKKERGPASEVQARLRRSTGQVVGMAVYFQMIQNINLGGRISKSQYQYTMQSSDTEALYRMAPEMRDKIAKLPGLLDVGTDLYVTNPQTTIDVDREKAAAYGVTVDQVRQELFNAFGARQVGTIYTASNDYQIILETKPEFRIDPSSLERIFVKTNVPSASGTGGTTGPGSGVAGNGVPSGQSIPLSAVTKLVPSVGPLTVNHQGQQPSVTISFNLAPGMALGDATAAIEALERDANLPASVTTGFQGTAQVFQESLKGQGVLILAAIFAAFVVLGILYESFIHPITIISGLPSAGIGALLTLILFRMDLSVIAMIGIVMLVGIVKKNAIMMVDFALERRRVGLSAEAAIREACLLRFRPIMMTTFAAIFGALPIALGNGEGAELRQPLGVAVVGGLILSQLLTLFITPVIYVYLDRFDRILRRRLEPQLEEVGEVVHKPAVAAE, from the coding sequence ATGAACATCTCAGAGACTTGTATCCGCCGCCCGGTGATGACGACGCTCATCACGGCGTCGCTCATCGTGTTCGGCATTTTTGGTTATCGGCTGCTGGCCGTGGCTGCGCTGCCGCGGGTCGATTTCCCGACCATCGAGGTGACTGCGACGCTGCCGGGCGCAAGCCCTGAGACCATGGCTGCCTCGGTCGCAGGACCGATCGAGCGGCAGTTCTCGACCATTGCCGGCGTCACATCGATGACGTCGCAATCGACGCTCGGCCAGAGCAAGGTCGCCATCCAGTTCGACCTCAGCCGCAACATCGACGGAGCGGCGCTTGATGTGCAGACCGCGCTGTCGGTCGCCCAGCGGCGATTGCCGGTCGAAATGACCACGCCGCCATCGTTCCGCAAGGTCAATCCGGCTGACTCTCCGATCCTGTTCATCAGCCTGGTGTCGGACACGCTGCCGATGTCGACCATCGATGACTACGGTCAGATCATCCTGGCGAACCAGATCTCGCAGCTTCCCGGCATCGCCCAGGTGCTGGTGTTCGGCTCGCAGAAGTTCGCGGTGCGGGTGCAGGTCGACCCCGTGGCGGCCGCGGCGCGCAATATCTCGCTCGACGACGTTCGCACCGTCCTGGCCAAGGCCAACTCCAACACGCCGGTCGGCACGCTGACCGGTAAGGATCGCAACACCACGCTGCTGGCCTCGGGCGCGATGCGCCGGGCCGCGGACTACAAGGACGTGGTGGTGGCCTGGCGCAACGGTGCCCCGGTCAAGCTCACCGAGATTGCCGATGTCCTCGATGGCGTCGAGAACGACAAGGTCGCAAGCTGGTTCAACAACGACCGCGCCGTGGTGCTCGCCATCCAGCGCCAGCCCGACGCCAACACGGTCGACGTGGTCGACTCGGTGAAGGCGCGACTGCCGCAATTCCGCGCCCAGGTCCCGCCCTCGATCCGTATGGAGCTGCTGCAGGACCGCTCGCTCTCGATCCGCTTCGCGGTGGCCGACGTGCAGGAAACGCTGCTCATCGCCTTCGTGCTGGTGATCATGGTCATCTTCCTGTTCCTGCGCTCGGTCTCGGCGACCATCATTCCGGCGCTGGCGGTGCCGATCTCGCTGGTCTCGACTTTTGCGGCGATGTACGCCTTCGGCTTCTCGGTCAACAACATGACGCTGTTGGCGCTGACGCTTTCGGTCGGCTTCGTGGTCGACGACGCCATCGTCATGCTGGAGAACATCGTCCGCCATATCGAAGGCGGCATGCGGCCGTTCGAGGCGGCTCTCAAAGGCTCGCGCGAGATCGGCTTCACGATCGTCTCGATCACCTTCTCGCTGATCGCGGTGTTCATTCCGGTGCTGCTGATGGGCGGTATCGTCGGCCGCGTGTTCCGCGAATTCGCGGTCACCATCGCGGTGGCGATCGTGCTGTCAGGGTTCGTGTCGCTGACGCTGACGCCGATGCTCTGTGCGCGCGTGCTGCGCAGCCATCACGAGGGCGACGAGAAGAAACAATTCTTCGTACTGCGCTGGTTCGAACGCATGTTCCAGCTCTGGCTCAATTCCTATGAATGGGCGCTGGACCGGGCGTTGAAATTCAAGTCGGTCGTGCTCATGGTCACGTTCGCGACCATCGCTGCCACCATATGGCTCTATATCGCGATTCCCAAGGGCTTCTTCCCGCAGGAAGACACCGGCTTCATGTTCGCGATCACCGAGGCGCAAACCGACACCTCGTTCGACTCCATGGTCGACCGGCAGCGCCGGATCGCCGAGATCATCCGCAAAGATCCGGCGGTGGACTACATTAATTCCACGGTCGGCGTGGGAGGCCCGAATTCGTCGCTCAACAACGGCCGCATCCTGGTCGTGCTCAAGCCGAAGAAGGAACGCGGCCCTGCGAGCGAAGTGCAGGCCCGCCTGCGCCGTTCGACCGGCCAGGTCGTCGGCATGGCCGTCTATTTCCAGATGATCCAGAACATCAATCTGGGCGGCCGCATCAGCAAGAGCCAATACCAGTACACCATGCAGTCGAGCGACACCGAAGCGCTCTATCGCATGGCGCCGGAGATGCGCGACAAGATCGCCAAGCTGCCCGGGCTGCTGGACGTCGGCACGGACCTTTACGTGACCAATCCGCAGACCACGATCGACGTCGATCGCGAGAAGGCCGCGGCCTATGGCGTGACCGTCGACCAGGTGCGCCAGGAGCTGTTCAATGCCTTTGGCGCCCGGCAAGTCGGCACGATTTATACGGCGAGCAACGACTACCAGATCATCCTCGAGACCAAGCCGGAATTCCGCATCGATCCGTCGAGCCTGGAAAGGATCTTCGTCAAAACCAACGTCCCGAGCGCAAGCGGCACGGGCGGCACGACAGGACCTGGCTCGGGCGTCGCCGGCAACGGCGTGCCCTCCGGCCAGTCGATCCCATTGTCCGCCGTGACCAAGCTCGTGCCGTCGGTCGGGCCGTTGACCGTCAATCACCAGGGCCAGCAGCCGTCGGTCACGATCTCGTTCAATCTCGCACCGGGCATGGCGCTCGGCGACGCCACCGCCGCGATCGAGGCGCTGGAGCGCGACGCGAACCTGCCGGCCTCGGTCACGACCGGATTCCAAGGCACCGCGCAGGTCTTCCAGGAATCGCTCAAGGGGCAGGGCGTGCTGATCCTGGCGGCGATTTTCGCGGCCTTCGTGGTGCTCGGCATTCTCTACGAAAGCTTCATCCATCCGATCACCATCATCTCGGGCCTGCCGTCGGCCGGCATCGGCGCGCTGCTGACGCTGATCCTGTTCCGCATGGACCTGTCGGTGATCGCGATGATCGGCATCGTCATGCTGGTCGGCATCGTCAAGAAGAACGCCATCATGATGGTCGATTTCGCGTTGGAGCGGCGCCGCGTCGGCCTCTCGGCGGAAGCCGCGATCCGCGAGGCATGTCTCCTGCGCTTCCGTCCGATCATGATGACCACCTTCGCGGCGATCTTCGGCGCGCTGCCGATCGCGCTCGGCAACGGCGAGGGCGCGGAACTGCGTCAGCCGCTCGGCGTCGCGGTGGTCGGCGGTCTGATCCTGTCGCAGCTGCTGACGCTGTTCATCACGCCGGTGATCTACGTCTATCTCGACCGCTTCGATCGCATCCTGCGCCGCCGCCTCGAGCCGCAGCTCGAGGAGGTGGGTGAGGTGGTGCACAAGCCCGCGGTCGCGGCGGAGTAG
- a CDS encoding Bug family tripartite tricarboxylate transporter substrate binding protein, whose translation MNFTRLALIASLALLMPAVAAAQDWPTRPIRAIIPFGAGSATDLVPRIVFDQLSPQLGQPIVVENRTGAGGTLGTNAVAKADPDGYTLLAHSNAFSVSPAIYANLPYDTERDFAPVAAFGSLPAVLVISPSKGFKTIQEMVAAAKANPGSFNFASVGVGSGTHLSAEKLKLAAGFQATHVPFRGGPEALTEVITGRVEFYFCPINTALPYIRDGKLVALVTNGATRAPELPDVPTILEAGYRNAEFPIWIGMLAPAGTPAAVVDRLNAETIKAVKNPDTQMRLAKAGISPLAWTPAEFAARIKAEVADNIAVAKAAGIKPN comes from the coding sequence ATGAATTTCACCAGGCTCGCCTTGATCGCCTCGCTGGCATTGCTGATGCCGGCCGTGGCGGCCGCGCAGGATTGGCCCACACGGCCGATACGCGCGATCATTCCGTTCGGTGCGGGCAGCGCGACCGACCTCGTGCCGCGCATTGTGTTCGATCAGCTTTCGCCGCAACTCGGCCAGCCGATCGTAGTCGAGAACCGCACCGGCGCGGGCGGTACGCTCGGCACCAATGCCGTGGCCAAGGCCGATCCCGACGGCTACACGCTGCTTGCCCATTCCAACGCGTTCTCGGTGTCGCCGGCGATCTACGCGAACCTGCCGTACGACACCGAAAGGGATTTCGCGCCGGTCGCAGCCTTCGGCAGTCTGCCTGCGGTGCTGGTGATCTCGCCGTCGAAGGGCTTCAAGACCATCCAGGAGATGGTGGCCGCGGCCAAGGCCAACCCAGGCTCGTTCAATTTCGCGTCGGTCGGCGTCGGCTCCGGCACGCATCTCAGCGCCGAGAAGCTCAAGCTCGCGGCGGGATTCCAGGCCACCCACGTGCCGTTCCGCGGCGGTCCCGAGGCGCTGACCGAGGTGATCACCGGCCGGGTCGAGTTCTATTTCTGCCCGATCAACACCGCGCTGCCCTACATCCGCGATGGCAAGCTCGTGGCCCTGGTGACGAACGGCGCGACGCGCGCGCCCGAACTCCCGGACGTGCCGACCATACTGGAAGCGGGCTATCGCAATGCCGAGTTTCCGATCTGGATCGGCATGTTGGCGCCGGCTGGGACGCCGGCAGCCGTTGTCGACAGGCTCAACGCCGAGACGATCAAGGCGGTCAAGAATCCGGACACCCAGATGCGCCTGGCCAAGGCTGGCATTTCGCCGCTCGCCTGGACGCCCGCGGAGTTCGCGGCCCGCATCAAGGCAGAAGTCGCCGACAACATCGCGGTGGCGAAGGCCGCGGGCATCAAGCCCAACTGA
- a CDS encoding amidohydrolase family protein, with product MKSTLIKCGWLVTLDPSIGEMKGGELLVAGNTIKAVGRNLNASADETIDASEKIVMPGLVNAHMHTWETALRGIGAEWMSADYFKHVHSNLATRYKPEDNYIANYMGALAQIDAGVTTLVDWCHNITSIEHAERAVDGLIDSGIRAVFAHGTAKPIGLEKGTPFTHVPHPRERIEALRKGRLASDDARVTLAMAILGPDWGAWEVVEHDIKMAREFGLVSSSHTRRREDCVVPDGYKRMAKAGLLGPDHNLVHGTSYDTADLRTVVDNGATLTSTVLVELHHHIGDAMVAAYREQGGLPSLGIDVELYASGQMFREMQAGLLFARGKEVRNNALRGNSPLTKNPVRSREALEWATINGAKAFRLDSRIGTLTPGKKADIVMLNADDVNMVPVYDPIYSIVEIAGAGNVDTVIIDGEIRKRNGKLTVDAATLKRRTAELKESGLRIMQDGNYRVAGAPN from the coding sequence ATGAAATCTACGCTCATCAAATGCGGCTGGCTCGTCACGCTCGATCCGTCGATCGGCGAGATGAAGGGCGGCGAGCTGCTCGTCGCGGGCAACACCATCAAAGCCGTTGGCCGGAACCTGAACGCCAGTGCCGACGAAACCATCGACGCCTCCGAGAAGATCGTGATGCCGGGCCTGGTCAATGCCCACATGCACACCTGGGAGACGGCGCTGCGCGGCATCGGCGCCGAATGGATGTCGGCCGACTACTTCAAGCACGTGCATTCAAACTTGGCGACGCGCTACAAGCCCGAGGACAACTACATCGCCAACTACATGGGAGCGCTCGCGCAGATCGACGCCGGCGTCACCACGCTGGTCGACTGGTGCCACAACATCACCAGCATCGAGCACGCCGAGCGCGCGGTGGACGGCCTGATCGACAGCGGCATCCGCGCGGTGTTTGCCCACGGCACCGCGAAGCCGATCGGACTCGAGAAAGGCACACCGTTCACCCATGTGCCGCATCCGCGCGAGCGGATCGAGGCGCTCCGCAAGGGCCGGCTTGCAAGCGACGACGCCCGCGTCACGCTCGCCATGGCCATCCTGGGACCCGACTGGGGCGCCTGGGAGGTGGTCGAGCACGACATCAAAATGGCGCGCGAGTTCGGCCTTGTGTCGTCGTCGCACACGCGGCGGCGCGAGGACTGCGTGGTGCCGGACGGCTACAAGCGTATGGCCAAGGCGGGGCTGCTCGGGCCTGACCACAACCTCGTGCACGGCACGAGCTACGACACCGCGGACCTTCGCACCGTGGTCGACAACGGCGCCACGCTCACCTCGACCGTGCTGGTCGAATTGCACCATCACATCGGCGACGCCATGGTCGCGGCCTATCGCGAGCAGGGCGGGCTGCCGTCGCTTGGCATCGACGTGGAGCTCTACGCCTCGGGCCAGATGTTCCGCGAGATGCAGGCAGGCCTTCTGTTCGCCCGCGGCAAGGAGGTCCGCAACAATGCGCTGCGCGGCAACTCGCCGCTAACGAAAAATCCAGTGCGCTCGCGCGAGGCGCTGGAATGGGCCACGATCAATGGCGCAAAGGCGTTCCGGCTCGACAGCAGGATCGGCACGCTCACGCCCGGCAAGAAGGCCGACATCGTGATGCTGAACGCCGACGACGTGAACATGGTGCCGGTCTACGACCCGATCTATTCGATTGTCGAGATTGCGGGCGCCGGCAACGTCGATACCGTCATCATCGATGGCGAGATCCGCAAGCGGAACGGCAAGCTCACGGTCGACGCCGCGACGCTGAAACGAAGAACCGCAGAGCTGAAGGAGTCTGGCCTGCGCATCATGCAAGACGGCAACTATCGCGTGGCTGGCGCGCCGAACTGA
- a CDS encoding Bug family tripartite tricarboxylate transporter substrate binding protein, with product MSKRITRRAAIAGLSAVTVAPAYAQSARPEGTVTIAHGFTPGGNVDLTARLIAERLAARLNQQFVVEPRPGAGGSTAAASVARAAPDGKTLFLAAGGHAVSAAIYKSLPYRPLEDFSWISMLSDFPFVFVTYPDHPAKNLAEFVRSAKAEPSKLLCATPGNGTGQHLALELFAATAGIKIQHVPYRGSPQAATDLLGKRVDALMDNMTVVAEMVRDGRMRALGITGPQRFFALPDVPTFAEGGVTDYAVTSWLGLAGPAGMPQPMVEKLNAEVAASLAEPETVERIRKIGADPRPTTPDGYRSRVASDIAKWTKVIADAGIERI from the coding sequence ATGTCGAAGAGGATCACGCGCCGCGCGGCGATCGCGGGCTTGTCGGCGGTGACCGTTGCGCCCGCCTATGCGCAGTCGGCGCGGCCGGAAGGCACCGTCACGATCGCGCATGGCTTCACGCCTGGCGGCAATGTCGATCTCACCGCGCGTCTGATCGCGGAACGGCTTGCGGCGCGCCTGAACCAGCAGTTCGTGGTCGAACCGAGACCGGGCGCAGGCGGCTCGACTGCGGCCGCGTCCGTGGCGCGGGCTGCGCCGGACGGCAAGACGCTGTTTCTCGCAGCCGGCGGCCACGCGGTGTCGGCCGCGATCTACAAGTCGCTGCCATACCGGCCGCTGGAGGACTTTTCCTGGATCAGCATGCTGTCGGATTTTCCTTTCGTGTTCGTCACCTATCCGGATCATCCGGCGAAGAATCTCGCCGAGTTCGTTCGGAGCGCCAAGGCCGAGCCGTCAAAGCTTCTTTGCGCGACGCCCGGCAACGGCACCGGACAGCATCTCGCGCTTGAGCTGTTTGCGGCGACCGCCGGCATCAAGATCCAGCACGTGCCGTATCGCGGCTCGCCGCAGGCCGCGACCGATCTGCTCGGCAAGCGCGTCGATGCCTTGATGGACAACATGACGGTGGTGGCCGAGATGGTGCGCGACGGCCGCATGCGCGCGCTTGGCATCACCGGACCGCAGCGTTTCTTCGCGCTGCCGGACGTGCCGACATTCGCCGAAGGGGGTGTCACAGATTACGCGGTGACATCATGGCTTGGGCTCGCAGGGCCTGCCGGCATGCCGCAGCCGATGGTGGAGAAGCTCAACGCCGAAGTGGCGGCGAGCCTTGCCGAGCCAGAGACCGTCGAGCGCATCAGGAAGATCGGAGCCGATCCGCGGCCGACCACGCCCGACGGCTATCGCTCGCGCGTCGCCTCCGACATCGCGAAATGGACCAAGGTGATCGCCGACGCGGGCATCGAGCGCATCTAG
- a CDS encoding Bug family tripartite tricarboxylate transporter substrate binding protein: MTAANAQAFAESWPTRPIRAIIPFGPGSAVDVVPRIVFEQMARQLGQPIVVENRAGAGGTLGSSLVAKADPDGYTMLVHSAAHAITPALYPNLNYSVERDFVTVGAIGSVPNIMIMSPSKGFKTVQEYVAASKAKPGSATYASLGVGSAVQMSAERFRMSAGFDAVMVPFKGGAEGITEVMAGRVDFYFCPIATALPHVKEGRLLGLAVSSPRRAEALPEIPTTLESGYPDSDYTFWMGVFMPAKTPPDIVAKFHQEMVKALDAPAVKEKLKTLGVESMPLSPAQFDAQVKREIGTYSVFAKAAGMTVN; the protein is encoded by the coding sequence CTGACCGCCGCAAATGCTCAAGCTTTTGCGGAGTCCTGGCCGACACGACCCATTCGCGCCATCATCCCGTTCGGTCCGGGCAGCGCCGTCGACGTCGTGCCGCGGATTGTTTTCGAACAGATGGCCAGGCAACTCGGCCAGCCGATCGTGGTCGAGAACCGCGCCGGTGCGGGTGGCACGCTCGGTTCCTCGCTGGTCGCGAAGGCTGACCCGGACGGCTACACGATGCTGGTGCATTCGGCGGCGCATGCCATCACACCGGCGCTCTACCCCAATCTCAACTACAGCGTGGAGCGCGATTTCGTCACCGTGGGTGCCATCGGCAGCGTACCGAACATCATGATCATGTCGCCGTCGAAGGGCTTCAAGACGGTCCAGGAGTACGTCGCGGCCTCGAAGGCCAAGCCGGGCTCTGCGACTTACGCGTCGCTCGGTGTCGGCTCTGCGGTGCAGATGAGCGCCGAGCGCTTTCGCATGAGCGCGGGCTTCGACGCCGTGATGGTGCCGTTCAAGGGCGGCGCCGAGGGCATCACCGAAGTGATGGCCGGTCGTGTCGATTTCTATTTCTGTCCGATCGCGACGGCGCTGCCGCATGTCAAGGAAGGCCGGCTGCTCGGTCTTGCTGTGTCGAGCCCGCGGCGCGCCGAGGCGCTGCCGGAGATTCCGACCACGCTGGAATCCGGCTATCCGGATTCCGACTACACGTTCTGGATGGGCGTCTTCATGCCGGCCAAGACTCCGCCAGACATCGTCGCGAAATTCCATCAAGAGATGGTCAAAGCGCTCGACGCGCCCGCCGTGAAGGAAAAGCTCAAGACGCTCGGCGTCGAGTCGATGCCGCTTTCACCCGCGCAGTTCGACGCGCAGGTGAAAAGGGAAATCGGCACGTATTCGGTGTTCGCCAAAGCCGCCGGCATGACGGTAAACTGA
- a CDS encoding Bug family tripartite tricarboxylate transporter substrate binding protein: MKVRKTAAVAAPLVAAIVFVTSSLAQPNAWPQQPVKIVVGLAAGGLTDTITRIIAQPLGEQLGQPMVVENRPGAAGTIAAEVVARGPADGYTLVMGNLPQMVILPAMQTTKYDPLKDFAPISLVGSNPFVLCVNPKLPVHTLAEFIAYVKARPGQLAFGSGGIGNGTHLSMAYFLKLAGLDMIHVPYKGGAPAMADLVAGHVVANFSSSSDALPQVRAGTVRAIAVSSGTRWPKLPDVPTVSELGYPTFKTITWNGLMAPAKTPKEIVSRVAAEVARAVKEPAVIEHMGNQGIDPIGSTPEEFAAAIKDDVALWTEAVNAAGVKGQ, translated from the coding sequence ATGAAAGTACGGAAGACCGCGGCGGTTGCTGCGCCGCTGGTTGCGGCAATCGTTTTTGTCACCAGCAGTCTGGCGCAGCCGAACGCCTGGCCGCAGCAGCCGGTCAAGATCGTGGTTGGTCTGGCTGCCGGCGGATTGACCGACACCATCACGCGCATTATCGCCCAGCCGCTTGGCGAACAGCTCGGCCAGCCGATGGTGGTCGAGAACCGGCCTGGAGCGGCTGGCACGATCGCAGCCGAAGTCGTCGCCCGCGGCCCCGCCGACGGTTACACGCTGGTGATGGGCAACCTGCCGCAGATGGTCATCCTCCCGGCGATGCAGACCACGAAATACGATCCGCTGAAGGACTTCGCGCCGATCAGCCTCGTCGGCAGCAATCCCTTCGTGCTCTGCGTCAATCCGAAACTGCCGGTGCACACGCTTGCCGAGTTCATCGCCTATGTGAAAGCGCGGCCGGGCCAGCTCGCCTTCGGGTCCGGCGGCATCGGCAACGGCACGCATCTGTCGATGGCGTATTTTCTCAAGCTCGCCGGCCTCGACATGATTCACGTGCCCTACAAGGGCGGCGCGCCGGCCATGGCCGATCTCGTCGCGGGCCATGTGGTGGCGAATTTCTCGAGCTCGTCGGACGCGCTGCCGCAGGTGAGGGCGGGCACGGTGCGGGCGATCGCGGTGTCGAGCGGTACACGCTGGCCGAAGCTGCCGGATGTGCCGACCGTCAGCGAACTCGGCTATCCGACGTTCAAGACCATCACCTGGAACGGCTTGATGGCGCCTGCAAAAACTCCGAAGGAGATTGTCAGCCGCGTTGCCGCAGAGGTGGCGCGTGCCGTGAAGGAGCCGGCCGTCATCGAGCACATGGGCAACCAGGGCATCGATCCGATCGGCAGCACGCCGGAGGAGTTTGCGGCGGCGATCAAGGACGACGTCGCCCTCTGGACCGAGGCGGTGAATGCAGCCGGCGTGAAGGGGCAGTAG
- a CDS encoding Bug family tripartite tricarboxylate transporter substrate binding protein produces the protein MRRRIFLTLIGAAALAWPLQTFAQPVSQWPDHPVRLLVTVGAGGAADTLSRNLSNGFSQFANGQPLIVENRPGAGGTIAAAAVAREKPDGYTLFLAEVGPNAVSHVLGAKPPYDPNTAFTPIIHAANLPAVVLIRSSLPYTTLPEFTTAAKAQPRKFNYASAGVGNWTHLFMEYLNRQAGIEQVNVVYRSGSEMLTSLLKDEADTAIITVSTALGQIRQGKVRALAGISMRPMPQLPDTPPVGKTIPDFDVAVWHGIAGPAGMDPALVARINGIFNQVLQTPAVRSAISDQQAADIVGGSAQQFDNFIKSELKRWPEVVKAAGIQTQ, from the coding sequence ATGCGTCGGCGGATATTTCTTACGCTCATTGGCGCCGCGGCTTTGGCGTGGCCGCTTCAGACTTTCGCACAACCGGTGTCGCAATGGCCCGACCATCCGGTCCGGCTCTTGGTCACTGTCGGTGCGGGCGGCGCGGCCGATACGCTGTCGCGCAATCTCTCCAACGGCTTTTCGCAATTCGCTAACGGTCAGCCGCTGATCGTCGAGAACCGGCCCGGCGCCGGCGGTACCATTGCGGCCGCAGCGGTGGCGCGCGAGAAGCCTGATGGCTACACGCTGTTCCTCGCCGAGGTCGGCCCCAACGCGGTGTCGCACGTGCTCGGCGCCAAGCCGCCCTACGACCCGAACACCGCCTTCACCCCGATCATCCATGCCGCCAATCTGCCGGCCGTGGTGCTGATCCGATCCTCGTTGCCCTACACGACGTTGCCGGAGTTCACCACAGCTGCCAAAGCGCAGCCGCGCAAGTTCAATTATGCGTCGGCGGGCGTCGGCAATTGGACGCACCTGTTCATGGAGTATCTCAACCGGCAAGCCGGGATCGAGCAGGTCAATGTCGTCTATCGTTCGGGTTCGGAGATGCTGACATCGTTGCTCAAGGACGAAGCCGACACGGCGATCATCACCGTGTCGACCGCGCTCGGGCAGATCAGACAAGGCAAGGTGCGGGCGTTGGCCGGCATTTCGATGCGGCCGATGCCGCAGCTTCCCGACACACCGCCCGTGGGCAAGACCATCCCGGACTTCGACGTCGCGGTCTGGCACGGCATCGCGGGGCCGGCCGGCATGGATCCGGCGCTTGTGGCCCGCATCAACGGCATCTTCAATCAGGTGCTGCAGACGCCCGCCGTGCGAAGCGCCATATCAGACCAGCAGGCCGCCGATATCGTTGGCGGCTCGGCCCAGCAGTTCGACAACTTCATCAAGAGCGAATTGAAACGCTGGCCGGAGGTCGTCAAGGCCGCCGGCATCCAGACGCAATAG
- the erpA gene encoding iron-sulfur cluster insertion protein ErpA, giving the protein MTEVTITERAARRIGEILKAEPAGAMLRLSVLGGGCSGFQYKFDVENTKADDDQTVERNGVTMLVDSISLQYLAGSEVDFVEDLIGASFKVNNPQAKASCGCGTSFSL; this is encoded by the coding sequence ATGACCGAGGTCACGATCACGGAACGCGCGGCGCGGCGGATCGGCGAAATTCTGAAGGCCGAACCTGCCGGCGCGATGCTGAGACTGAGCGTCTTGGGCGGCGGCTGCTCGGGCTTTCAATACAAATTTGACGTCGAGAACACCAAAGCGGACGACGACCAAACCGTCGAGCGCAACGGCGTCACCATGCTGGTCGACTCGATTTCGCTGCAGTACCTGGCGGGCTCGGAGGTCGACTTCGTCGAAGACCTGATCGGCGCCTCGTTCAAGGTCAACAACCCGCAGGCCAAGGCGTCCTGCGGCTGCGGGACAAGCTTCTCGCTCTGA